A window of the Peromyscus leucopus breed LL Stock chromosome 22, UCI_PerLeu_2.1, whole genome shotgun sequence genome harbors these coding sequences:
- the LOC114686146 gene encoding olfactory receptor 1I1: MEPRNQTVLEFHLLGLSENPDLQPILFGLFLSMYLVTVFGNLLIILAIVSDSRLHTPMYFFLCNLSLVDIFFSSTTVPKMLVNIHTQNTAIPFTGCLAQMYAFHLFGTMDSFLLAVMAIDRLVAIAYPLRYSVLMSPHICGLLVGGPWVITNLQSLVHTCLMAQLTFCAGSEIPHFFCDLMPLLKLSCSDTHTNELVIFAFGIIMGLSPLSCILVSYICIFRAVFRIPSAQGKWKAFSTCGSHLTVVSLFYGTIFAVYLQPASPTSSQKDKTAALMCGVVIPTLNPFIYSLRNKDMKTALRKLGSKAISSQS; the protein is encoded by the coding sequence ATGGAACCAAGAAACCAAACAGTCTTGGAATTCCATCTCCTGGGACTCTCAGAGAATCCTGACCTGCAGCCCATCCTCTTTGGACTCTTCCTGTCCATGTATCTGGTCACTGTCTTTGGGAACCTGCTCATCATCCTGGCAATCGTCTCAGACTCTCGCCTGCACACacccatgtatttcttcctctgcAACCTGTCCCTGGTTGACATATTTTTCTCCTCCACCACTGTCCCCAAGATGCTAGTGAACATCCACACCCAGAACACAGCCATCCCTTTCACAGGCTGCCTTGCTCAAATGTACGCCTTCCACCTCTTTGGGACTATGGACAGCTTCCTCCTGGCAGTGATGGCCATTGACCGGCTGGTGGCCATTGCCTACCCACTACGTTACTCAGTGCTCATGAGCCCCCATATCTGTGGGCTATTGGTGGGTGGGCCATGGGTGATCACTAATCTCCAATCCCTGGTACACACCTGCCTCATGGCCCAACTGACATTCTGTGCGGGGTCAGAAATCCCTCACTTCTTCTGTGATCTCATGCCCCTCCTGAAACTCTCCtgctcagacacacacaccaatgaGTTAGTGATCTTCGCTTTCGGCATCATCATGGGCCTCAGCCCACTGTCCTGCATCCTAGTCTCCTACATCTGCATTTTCAGGGCGGTCTTCCGGATCCCTTCGGCTCAGGGCAAGTGGAAAGCCTTCTCTACTTGTGGCTCACACCTCACTGTGGTGTCACTGTTCTATGGGACCATCTTTGCCGTGTACTTACAGCCAgcatcccccacctcctcccagaaAGACAAGACAGCTGCATTGATGTGTGGGGTGGTCATCCCCACACTGAACCCCTTTATCTACAGCCTACGGAACAAGGATATGAAGACAGCTCTGAGGAAGCTCGGCAGCAAAGCAATCTCATCGCAGTCATAG
- the LOC114680855 gene encoding olfactory receptor 10T2-like: MERPGQTQARKQAPEKQQDNGTWLVTEFVLVGFSNLPELRSTLFTLFLLTYLVTLSGNATIITIIQVDRTLHTPMYRFLAVLSLSETCYTLVTIPNMLAHLLMESQAISIAGCRAQMFFFLVLGCNNCFLLTLMGYDRYVAICHPLRYSMIMRPAVCLYMGILIFCSGFSVALVETCMIFSSPFCGTGRVEHFFCDIAPVLKLSCAESTHKALGIFFLSILVVLFSFLLILLSYAFIVAAIVRIPSAAGRRKAFSTCAAHLTVVIVHFGCASIIYLRPDSGANPSQDRLVAVFYTVVTPLLNPVVYTLRNKEVRVALKKNLARGCGVCLR, translated from the exons ATGGAGAGACCAGGCCAAACACAAGCAAGGAAGCAG GCTCCCGAGAAGCAGCAGGACAATGGGACCTGGCTGGTGACAGAGTTCGTGCTGGTGGGATTCTCCAACCTCCCAGAACTGAGGTCCACTCTCTTCACCTTGTTCCTCCTCACCTACCTGGTCACACTCAGTGGCAAcgccaccatcatcaccatcatccagGTGGACCGCACCCTCCACACTCCCATGTACCGCTtcctggctgtgctctccctctctgagacCTGCTACACCCTGGTCACCATCCCCAACATGCTGGCCCATCTGCTGATGGAGAGCCAGGCCATCTCCATCGCGGGCTGTCGGGCCCAGATGTTCTTCTTTTTGGTCTTGGGATGCAATAACTGTTTCCTGCTTACACTGATGGGCTACGACAggtatgtggccatctgccatcCCTTGCGCTACTCTATGATCATGAGACCCGCCGTTTGCCTGTATATGGGAATTCTGATTTTCTGCTCTGGTTTCTCGGTGGCCTTGGTCGAAACCTGTATGATCTTCTCCTCGCCCTTCTGCGGCACGGGCCGCGTGGAACACTTCTTCTGTGACATCGCCCCTGTGCTGAAGCTCAGTTGTGCAGAGAGCACGCACAAAGCACTTGGCATCTTCTTCCTGAGCATCCTGGTGGTgctgttctccttcctcctcatcctcctctcctaCGCCTTCATCGTGGCAGCCATCGTGAGGATCCCTTCAGCCGCGGGAAGGCGCAAAGCCTTCTCCACCTGCGCGGCCCACCTCACTGTGGTCATAGTGCATTTTGGCTGTGCCTCCATCATCTACCTGCGGCCAGACTCTGGGGCCAATCCCTCCCAGGACCGCCTGGTGGCGGTGTTCTACACGGTGGTGACGCCGTTGCTGAACCCTGTGGTCTACACCCTGAGGAACAAGGAGGTGAGGGTGGCCCTGAAGAAGAACCTGGCACGGGGCTGCGGGGTCTGCTTGCGTTAA